The genomic DNA TGGCTTGAAACTGCTGTTGTAGCCGCTGTTGTTGCTGTTGAGCTTGTTGTAAGCGCTGCTTGGCTGCTTCAAGTTGTTGTTGTTGCTGCTCTAATCGGATGATAAAGCCTTGTTCTCGTTGCTGATTTTGCTGTTGGCTTTGTTGAAGCAAGCTCGGGCTGGCGGCTTGGGCGCTAAGGCCAAGTAAGCTCAGGCCTATAGCGAGCATTTGGCAGTATTTATTCATCACTCGCCTCCTTAGCGGCAGGCAGTGGCAAGAGCAGTAAGGCTGGCGCTTGCTGCTCTTGCCAGGCTATCGCAATGGCTTGGCTTAACTCACGATTGGCGGCGTCATCAAGGGCCAGCCAGGTTTGTTGGTCGGCCTGCCATAGGGCTGATGATTGACCATTCAAGCTTTGGTAGTACAGGGCGGTGCGACCGAGACGAAAGTAGTTTACTTGTTGCTGGTTTAATGCGCCGGAATAGGCCTCAATGGTTTCCCCATATTCCATTTCAATTTGATAGGCCTCGAGCACTTGGCGGTATTTCTCGGCCAAACTTACATCGGCGCGATCCAGTAAGCTGGCTAAGCGAGTAAGCCGCTGTTGGCGCTCCTGGCTAAGAAAGGGCAGGTCACTCGCCACAAAGTTTTGCAACTGGCTTAATAGTTGGTGCACCATCGGTAGGGCTAACTGCTGGCTATACTGCAGTTCTTGGAGATCTTGTTCCAACTGAGTCGATTGTTGGTTTTGTTGGGCAGTCATGGCACTCAAGTGCTGGTTATATTGCTCTAATAGTTGAGCCTGTTGCAGTAGCGCTTGGCTTTGCTCTGCCGCGGCTTGGCGCTGTTGTTCGAGCTGGTCGATGCGTTGTTGAGATGCACTATTTAGCTCTTGGAGCCGCAGTTGCTCGTCAACTTTCACACCGGCTTGAGCCTGGCCTAACAGCAGACTAACAAAGATAAAAATCAGGCATCGCATAAGCATCAACTTTCCTTAGCTAATAAACAGCCCCTTGCGTTGCAAGATTTCTTTGATTAAAGGGCTTGCTTAAGTTTAAAACCTAGAGGCTAGAAGAGTGTATTTTAAACAAGCGAGATTATAAGGCAAAAGCAGGCGCTTAAAATGAATTATCTGCATGTTCGGCCTCTAGCTCTGGCGCTAAATATTTAATGGGGCATCGCGAGTAATACTAAACTGTAAAATGGAATCAACATTAGATGAAATTGATGTAAAATCGCCGTTTACTTGTTAACAACATTGGCCCATGGATGAGACGTCGCCTTTCACTACGCTACCTTTTGTTCTTCTTGAGTATGACTGCCGCCCTGTTGCCCACTTTACTGGTGAGCTCGTGGTTTCAACAACAACTGCATGAACATGAAACAGCGATGGTGCAAGAGAAGCATTTGCTGATCGCTAAAAATTTGAGCCTAGTGCTTGAGCAATATGCCCAACAAACCTCCATCGTATTTAACGGGCTGTCCCATTCTTTGGTGGTGGAGCACTCCGCGGAAGATTTGGCTCCTCTATTAGAAGGGGTCAACATTTATGCTTTAGCCGAATGGCAACTGGGCCGAGGTCAGCACTTCTTTTACGGTTCGCTTAACTCTAAGCTGTTTGCCAATCCGCCGGTGCAATTACAGGTGGCATTAGAGCAAGCAAGAAATAATCGAGGACGTGTTATTTTCAGCGGTGTGGTGGTGGAAGGTTTGGCTCAGCCCAGTCTTATCTTGTGTCTTTATCAGGGACAAGATCGCTATTGGATAGGCGCTTTGGGCACCCAATACTTTTTGAAAATTCAAGCCGCCTTAAACTTTGGTGAGCAGGGCCATGCCGCTATTTTCGACCAATACGCAAGAGTATTGGCTCATCCCAACCAGCAGTGGTATTTACATGCTGAAAACCTTTCTGAGTTAAGTCCCTTAGTTAAAATGCGTAAGCAGAGCTCGGGGGTTGATCAGTTCTATTCGCCTGCTTTACAAAAAGAGATGATTGCCGGTTTTGCGCGGGTTGAGCCGACTGGCTGGCGGATTATCGTGCCTCAGCCGCTAGCCGAGTTACAACAGCAGTCGACTCAGTTGCAGCGTTATGCTTTTGTTATTAGCCTGCTTTGCTTGCTGTTAGTGGGGGTGGTGACTTGGTTTCTAGCCTGCATGATCGTAAGCCCTATTCGCAAGGTAGTGGAAACCGCCGAGGAAATTTCCCATGGTGAAATGGGTAAATATGTACAGTTAAATAGGTGGTGCACCCCTGTAGAAATTGCCGCTTTAGAAGCCAAGTTTAATGCCATGGCCGGAGAGGTCTATACCAGTAGAACCTTATTAGAACAGCGGGTTAAACAGCGCACCGCGGCCTTAAGTAAAGAAGTGGCGGTGAGAAAAAAGGCCCAGCAACAAATTTGGCAACAAGCCAATTTTGACCCGCTAACTAAGTTGCCTAATCGGCGCATGATCAACCGCTTATTGAATGATGCCATTGCCAGCCGTAGTGGCGAACAGCGAGTGGCTTTAATGTTGCTGGACTTAGATCAGTTTAAGGGCATTAACGATACCCTAGGCCATGACATGGGCGATATGCTGTTACAAATTGCCGCCCAACGTATTCAGCATTGTATTGCTGAAGGGGAGCATGTGGCGCGCCTTGGTGGTGACGAATTTGTCATCCTACTTAACGAGCAGGCGCAAGGCCAAAGGGTGGCCGAAGTAGGAGAGGCGGTGCTGCAAACGCTTAATACGCCATTTCAGTTGGGTATTGAACGAGTTTATATTTCTACCAGTATTGGCGTGGCGTTTGCCCCAGATGATGGTGATAGCATCGACGATTTACTTAAACATGCCGATCAGGCGATGTATGTAGCCAAGCAACAGGGGCGTAATCGCTTAAGCTATTTTACTGCTTCACTGCAAGAGCAAGCCCAGGTGCGGCGAATGCTAGCCAATGACTTACGCCAAGCTGTGGCGAAAAATCAGTTGCATTTGCACTATCAACCGATTGTTGAAATAAGCACTGGGCGCTTAATTAAAGCAGAGGTATTGGTGCGCTGGCTGCACCCCAAACAGGGCTGGATTAGCCCCAGCGACTTTATCCATATCGCCGAAGAAACCGGCATTGTGTTGGAAATGGGCAACTGGATCTTCTCTCAGGCGGTGGCGCAACTTAAAGCTTGGAAGGAGCAAGGTATGGCCCCGATTCAGCTGAGTATTAATACTTCGCCAAAACAGTATTATGAAGCCGAGTTTGATGTGGCGCAGTGGTTACAGGAGCTGCAAGACGCCGGGCTCTCGAGCGCCGATGTGGTAATGGAAATCACCGAAGGTTTGTTAATGGAGAATAGCCCGCAGGTTGACCAAAAATTGTTAGCCTTGAGTGAAGCCGGTGTGGCAGTGGCCTTAGATGACTTTGGTACTGGGTATTCTTCGCTAGCCTACTTGCAGAAGTTTGATATTGAGTTTCTAAAAATTGATCGCATGTTCATCGAAAATCTAGCCCAAGATGGTGATGATTTGGCGGTGTGTAAGGCGATTATTGTGATGGCACATAAGTTGGGCATAGAGGTGATCGCCGAAGGCATTGAAACCGCCTTACAGGCATCTTTATTAGAAGAAGCGGGTTGTGATTATGCTCAAGGCTTTTGGTTTTCAGAGCCACTCAATGCGCAGGATTTTGCTGAAATCTTAGCTGGGCAAGCTTCTTTATTGCCACCGAAATGCTAAGCCGAGCCAGCTTTGTTACACTGTAGCTCGCACTCAGTGTTATCAAGGTTGTTTGTTCATGCTGGAAATTTCAAATCAGCTTCGCTTGGCCGAATGGGAAATTGAATTAAGCGCTATTCGTGCTCAGGGAGCTGGTGGACAAAATGTTAATAAAGTCGCCAGCGCGGTTCATCTTCGCTTCGACATTAAACGCTCTAGCCTGCCGGCTTTTTATAAAGAGCGTTTGCTAAAACTCAATGACCAACGTATTTCTAAAGAAGGTGTGGTTATCATCAAGGCGCAGTCTCACCGCACCCAAGAGCGCAATAAAGAAGATGCCTTATTACGCTTGAAAGAGTTGATTATGAGTGCCACTGCGGTACAGAAAAAACGCCGCCCCACTAAAGCGACTTATGGATCTCAGCGTCGGCGCATGGATAAAAAGACCCAACGAGGCCAAACCAAGCAGCTGCGCTCTAAGATCAGCTATTAAAGGTCTTGTTTACTGAATTCCACTCTGCTCGGTAGCGAATTTGCCAGTGATCTAGCTCGAAAAAAGCAAGTAAACAAGCTTGCTGGTCGCAAATCCGCCTGACTCATCCCTCGTTTCTGTGTAAGGTTTTTGTTCCTTCTTTATCACAGTTTTGAGGTTACAGGGTGTCGCGTTTATTGGCCTTTGGTGAAGTATTGGTGGATTGGATCCCGCTTGAGTTACAACGCCAGGGACGGCTTGAGATACCTATTTATGGACAATTCCCCGGTGGCGCTCCGGCTAATGTGGCGGTCGCCGTAGCTGAGCTTGGCCAATCTGCCTATATGCTGGGGCAAGTGGGCGCCGATCCCGCGGGAGATTTTTTACGAGACTGTTTACTGCGCCAGCAGGTGAATTGTGACTATTTGTTACGCAGCGAGCAACATGCCACGCCAATGGCTTTTGTCAGCTTAGACGCCGACGGCGAGCGTAGTTTTACCTTTCAACGCAGCGATAGCGCCGATCTAAAATTGAAAGCCAGTTCTTTTCCGCTGAGCTTATTTCAATCGTCGGGTATCGTTCATGTTTGTTCTAATACCTTAACCGAAGCAGAAATCGCCATGACCACCATGTCGCTATTGGCCAATGCGCGGCAGGCCGGCATGTTGGTTAGCTTCGACGTGAATTTACGCCTACCCTTGTGGCAGGACACATCGGCCTTGGTGAAGCGAGTGATGGCACTGGCGGGGCTTAGCGATATGCTTAAGTTAAGCCAGCAAGAGTGGGATTATTTGTCGGAGCAGTTGGCGGTGAACGATCTCGATGCCCGCCTATTTGCGCTAGGTGTGCAAGTGATTCTACTAACCAATGGCGGCGCGGCGGTACAGTTATTACTGCCTAAGCAACGGATTAGCCTAAGTCCGCCGCAGGTAGAAGTGGTGGATACCACCGGTGCGGGAGATGCGTTTAGCGGTGCTTGGTTAGCTTATTTGCTAGAGCAGCAAATAGATGATTTGCCAGCCTTAAAAAGGGCCCTGGCTGAGCCTCCAATCTTGCAGCAAGCCTTAGCTTACGCGGTGAATGCCGGAGCTTTAGCAGTGACTAAAGCCGGTGCTTGGAGTGCCTTGCCCAATGCCGATGAATTAAATGCTTTTATTCAAGCCAAGGAGTAACTATGTTGCCAGTTTTTCGCAGTAGTCAGTTTTTGCAAGAGCACTTGTTAAACCTAAGTGATTTTTATCAGCAGTATGCCATTGACCCTGAAGGTGGCTATTTTCAATCTTTGCTACCCAGCGGTGAAGTACAGCAGGGCAGTGTGAAACAATTGGTGAGCTCTACGCGCTTGGCCTACATCTTTGCTCAGGTGGGCTTACGTGAGAACAATAGCTACTACTTAGCCTTAGCCGAACATGGTTTTAGCTATGTTGAGCAGGTACATTTCGATCCACAAAGACAAGCTTATAACTGGCTATTGGATGGGCATCAAGCGATAGATAAAGGCAATCTTTGTTATG from Agarivorans gilvus includes the following:
- a CDS encoding DUF3450 domain-containing protein, which codes for MRCLIFIFVSLLLGQAQAGVKVDEQLRLQELNSASQQRIDQLEQQRQAAAEQSQALLQQAQLLEQYNQHLSAMTAQQNQQSTQLEQDLQELQYSQQLALPMVHQLLSQLQNFVASDLPFLSQERQQRLTRLASLLDRADVSLAEKYRQVLEAYQIEMEYGETIEAYSGALNQQQVNYFRLGRTALYYQSLNGQSSALWQADQQTWLALDDAANRELSQAIAIAWQEQQAPALLLLPLPAAKEASDE
- a CDS encoding EAL domain-containing protein, with translation MRRRLSLRYLLFFLSMTAALLPTLLVSSWFQQQLHEHETAMVQEKHLLIAKNLSLVLEQYAQQTSIVFNGLSHSLVVEHSAEDLAPLLEGVNIYALAEWQLGRGQHFFYGSLNSKLFANPPVQLQVALEQARNNRGRVIFSGVVVEGLAQPSLILCLYQGQDRYWIGALGTQYFLKIQAALNFGEQGHAAIFDQYARVLAHPNQQWYLHAENLSELSPLVKMRKQSSGVDQFYSPALQKEMIAGFARVEPTGWRIIVPQPLAELQQQSTQLQRYAFVISLLCLLLVGVVTWFLACMIVSPIRKVVETAEEISHGEMGKYVQLNRWCTPVEIAALEAKFNAMAGEVYTSRTLLEQRVKQRTAALSKEVAVRKKAQQQIWQQANFDPLTKLPNRRMINRLLNDAIASRSGEQRVALMLLDLDQFKGINDTLGHDMGDMLLQIAAQRIQHCIAEGEHVARLGGDEFVILLNEQAQGQRVAEVGEAVLQTLNTPFQLGIERVYISTSIGVAFAPDDGDSIDDLLKHADQAMYVAKQQGRNRLSYFTASLQEQAQVRRMLANDLRQAVAKNQLHLHYQPIVEISTGRLIKAEVLVRWLHPKQGWISPSDFIHIAEETGIVLEMGNWIFSQAVAQLKAWKEQGMAPIQLSINTSPKQYYEAEFDVAQWLQELQDAGLSSADVVMEITEGLLMENSPQVDQKLLALSEAGVAVALDDFGTGYSSLAYLQKFDIEFLKIDRMFIENLAQDGDDLAVCKAIIVMAHKLGIEVIAEGIETALQASLLEEAGCDYAQGFWFSEPLNAQDFAEILAGQASLLPPKC
- the arfB gene encoding alternative ribosome rescue aminoacyl-tRNA hydrolase ArfB, which gives rise to MLEISNQLRLAEWEIELSAIRAQGAGGQNVNKVASAVHLRFDIKRSSLPAFYKERLLKLNDQRISKEGVVIIKAQSHRTQERNKEDALLRLKELIMSATAVQKKRRPTKATYGSQRRRMDKKTQRGQTKQLRSKISY
- a CDS encoding carbohydrate kinase family protein, whose amino-acid sequence is MSRLLAFGEVLVDWIPLELQRQGRLEIPIYGQFPGGAPANVAVAVAELGQSAYMLGQVGADPAGDFLRDCLLRQQVNCDYLLRSEQHATPMAFVSLDADGERSFTFQRSDSADLKLKASSFPLSLFQSSGIVHVCSNTLTEAEIAMTTMSLLANARQAGMLVSFDVNLRLPLWQDTSALVKRVMALAGLSDMLKLSQQEWDYLSEQLAVNDLDARLFALGVQVILLTNGGAAVQLLLPKQRISLSPPQVEVVDTTGAGDAFSGAWLAYLLEQQIDDLPALKRALAEPPILQQALAYAVNAGALAVTKAGAWSALPNADELNAFIQAKE